A region from the Lolium perenne isolate Kyuss_39 chromosome 4, Kyuss_2.0, whole genome shotgun sequence genome encodes:
- the LOC127294402 gene encoding uncharacterized protein, whose amino-acid sequence MAYRRKQQGPVGADDRRIPQPQGSAASSYTSMDSMREPNKLGLWGSLARKAKGILDEDAAAHKFDDYGKGQTTRKPDSSIGAQAPQSRWSFDNYGGTERIEPRKRSEALAASVNHFGGRIRNALEEGLIIVDNKTSNIIEETKKIQIRRKPNGSSPYMQNPAADTFNPPSFSQKAEAAAQETQLKASRDVANAMAAKAKLVLRELKTVKADLAFAKQRCSQLEEENKMLRETKQKGVKTEEDDDLIRMQLEALLAEKSRLAQENSMYARENRFLREIVDFHQFTGHDVVSFRDSETKDNKPEGRSYSYAENMFPVVDAYLDQEEVSPVPSRSESPIVSRDEPSSPKSSNSVSNTANSPRNSSKPNELVPDKD is encoded by the exons ATGGCCTACCGCCGGAAGCAGCAGGGTCCCGTCGGCGCCGACGATCGCCGGATTCCCCAACCCCAG GGTTCGGCTGCCTCGTCTTACACATCCATGGATAGCATGCGTGAGCCTAATAAGCTTGGATTGTGGGGATCTTTGGCAAGAAAAGCCAAGGGGATTCTCGACGAGGATGCTGCCGCCCACAAGTTCGACGACTATGGGAAAGGCCAAACCACTCGCAAGCCTGACTCGTCGATTGGAGCTCAG GCCCCACAGTCTCGTTGGTCATTCGACAACTATGGAGGGACTGAAAGGATTGAACCTCGGAAGAGGTCGGAGGCACTCGCTGCTTCTGTCAACCATTTTGGTGGTAGAATCAGAAATGCCTTGGAA GAAGGTCTCATCATTGTCGATAATAAGACATCAAACATAATTGAGGAAACAAAGAAGATACAAATTAGAAGAAAGCCTAATGGTTCCAGTCCGTATATGCAGAACCCTGCTGCAGATACATTCAACCCTCCCAGTTTCTCACAGAAAGCTGAAGCTGCAGCCCAGGAGACCCAATTAAAAGCTTCTCGCGAC GTTGCTAATGCGATGGCTGCTAAAGCAAAACTTGTACTCCGCGAACTAAAAACCGTTAAAGCTGACCTAGCTTTTGCTAAGCAGCGATGCAGTCAGCTAGAAGAAGAGAACAAAATGTTACGTGAAACTAAGCAGAAAGGGGTCAAAACTGAAGAGGATGATGACCTG ATCCGCATGCAACTAGAGGCATTACTGGCTGAGAAATCAAGGCTGGCACAGGAGAACTCCATGTATGCCCGTGAAAACCGTTTCCTCCGTGAGATAGTAGATTTTCACCAGTTCACTGGTCACGATGTTGTCTCCTTTCGTGATAGCGAAACGAAAGACAACAAACCAGAAGGTAGAAGTTACAGCTACGCAGAAAATATGTTTCCAGTGGTTGATGCTTATTTGGATCAGGAAGAAGTGTCCCCTGTGCCCTCCAGGTCAGAATCTCCAATTGTCAGCCGGGACGAGCCATCATCCCCAAAGTCCAGCAATTCTGTAAGCAATACTGCCAATTCGCCGAGGAACTCCTCAAAGCCAAATGAGTTGGTACCTGACAAAGATTGA